The following are encoded in a window of Hymenobacter sp. GOD-10R genomic DNA:
- a CDS encoding TMEM175 family protein, translating to MARLHAPPVAYTTVAGQNLRRIESLSDGVFSIAMTLLVLNLRVPAADLVRTEADVGPALLGLLPSIGGYVLGFLSLGIFWVCQSTQFTYLEHSDRRLAWWHIAFLLVVGLLPFSTAFLTTHFPLRGAVLVYWANLLLVGAALLGSYRYAQRHSLLRAVDAAVSQALVRRIVLMQVLYAAAAGLCFVSVYAGAILLLLVQLNYALGLVADRWLGD from the coding sequence GTGGCCCGGCTGCACGCCCCGCCCGTGGCTTACACCACCGTGGCGGGCCAAAACTTGCGCCGCATCGAGTCGCTAAGCGACGGCGTGTTTTCCATCGCCATGACCCTGCTAGTGCTCAACCTGCGGGTGCCGGCCGCCGACCTCGTGCGCACCGAGGCCGACGTGGGGCCGGCCCTGCTGGGGCTGCTGCCCAGCATCGGGGGCTACGTGCTGGGGTTTCTATCGCTGGGCATCTTCTGGGTGTGCCAGAGCACGCAGTTCACGTACCTGGAGCACAGCGACCGGCGGCTGGCCTGGTGGCATATTGCTTTTCTGTTGGTGGTGGGCCTGCTGCCGTTTTCAACGGCCTTTCTGACCACGCATTTTCCGCTGCGCGGGGCGGTGCTGGTGTACTGGGCCAACCTGCTGCTGGTGGGCGCTGCGCTGCTGGGCAGCTACCGCTACGCCCAGCGTCACAGCCTGTTGCGGGCCGTGGATGCGGCCGTGAGCCAGGCGTTGGTGCGGCGCATCGTGCTCATGCAGGTGCTCTACGCGGCGGCGGCGGGATTGTGCTTCGTGAGCGTGTACGCCGGGGCCATCCTGCTGCTGCTGGTGCAGCTCAACTATGCCCTGGGCCTGGTGGCCGACCGCTGGCTGGGCGACTGA
- a CDS encoding MBL fold metallo-hydrolase, producing the protein MRITKYIHSCLLFELNGQQLLFDPGKFSFTEGLVQPDVFKDVATVIITHDHPDHLDVDALQRIVEQSGAIIISNGEVAAKLKQQGLAVQIHEEGPLDRGAFQLQALPVRHEAILDSPLPQMTAWLVNGRVLNPADSFAENLLQFAGVELLILPVAAPFLTELGVADFALKMRPQQILPVHDGYLKPFFVQQRYDNYEPYFKKHNIAFLRLAEPGDSVTLA; encoded by the coding sequence ATGCGCATCACAAAATACATCCACTCCTGCCTACTGTTTGAGCTAAACGGCCAGCAACTACTGTTCGACCCCGGTAAGTTTTCCTTCACCGAAGGGCTGGTGCAGCCCGACGTGTTCAAGGACGTGGCCACGGTCATCATTACCCACGACCACCCCGACCACCTCGATGTGGACGCCCTCCAGCGCATCGTGGAGCAGAGCGGAGCCATTATTATTTCCAATGGCGAAGTGGCCGCCAAGCTGAAGCAGCAGGGGCTAGCCGTGCAAATCCACGAGGAAGGCCCGCTCGACCGGGGCGCGTTTCAGCTGCAAGCCCTGCCAGTGCGGCACGAGGCCATTCTGGACAGTCCGCTGCCCCAAATGACGGCCTGGCTGGTTAACGGCCGGGTGCTGAACCCGGCCGATTCCTTTGCCGAAAACCTGCTCCAGTTTGCGGGGGTAGAGTTGCTGATTCTGCCCGTTGCCGCGCCCTTCCTCACGGAGCTGGGGGTGGCCGATTTTGCCTTGAAGATGCGGCCCCAGCAGATTTTGCCGGTACACGACGGGTACCTCAAGCCCTTTTTCGTGCAGCAGCGCTACGACAATTATGAGCCCTATTTTAAGAAGCACAACATCGCGTTTCTGCGCCTAGCC